In Desulfobulbaceae bacterium, the genomic stretch ATTTTGTGATTGAGGTGCGACCAAAGATGGCCCAAAGCCGGGATGCGTTATGGTAAATTGGTAATTGCCGCGTCCCTTATGACTAACCATAATTCTTTTAACCGTAAACCGATAACTGATTACCGTTAACCTGTGTAGTTACGAAAGCCGATAGCTTTTGGGTTATATTTTGGCCAGGTTGTCACTTGCCGCAATATTAACCAGCAGGGGAACGTTGAGGTCAAGAGCCTGTTCCATGGCTGCTTTGACTAAAGTAGTTGTTTGCTCAATTTCTTCGGTCGGGGTTTCGATAATGAGTTCGTCATGGATCTGGAGGAGTATCTGTGAGTTGAGGCCATGGGCGACAAGGTCTTGATGGACCTTGATGGTGGCCAGTTTGATGATGTCGGCGGCAGTGCCTTGGATGGGGGTGTTCAGCGCCGTCCGTTCCGCGAATTCGCGCATGGTCTTGTTGGGGCTGTTGATGTCAGGCAGATCCCGCCGCCGCCCGAGGAGAGTAGTGACGAAGCCATCGACTCGAGCCTGGTTGATGATGGTGTCCATGAAGGTTTTTACACCGCTGAAGTGGGCGAAATAGCGGTCGATAAAAGTGGCTGCCTCTTTACGGCTGATGCGGAGTTGTTCGGAGAGCCCGAAGGCGCTCATGCCGTAGACGATGCCGAAGTTGATGCTCTTGGCCACTCGTCGCATGTCGCCGGTGACTCGTTGCGGATCAATGCCGAAGATTTCGGCCGCAGTTTGACGGTGGATGTCGTCTCCAGTGCAAAAGGCGTGAACCAAGGCTGGATCTTTGGAGTAATGGGCCAGGACCCGCAGGTCGATCTGCGAGTAGTCAGCGGCCAGGAACCGGCAACCTGGCGCAGAGATGAAGGCGGCCCGGATACGTTGTCCCTCCGGGGTGCGGATTGGAATGTTTTGCAGGTTAGGTTCGCTGCTGCTTAAGCGACCGGTGGCGGTCACCGCTTGGTTGAAGCTGGTATGGAGCCTTCCGGTGCGGGGATGGACCATGGTTGGCAGTTTGTCGACATAGGTAGATTTCAGTTTGCTGATATTGCGGTGTTCAATGATCAGACGCGGTAGTTCGTGGATTGTGGAGAGCTTCTCCAGGACTGCGCTGTCAGTTGAGTAGCCGGTCTTGGTCTTGCGTCCATGGGGTAGCCCCAAGGTTTCAAACAGTATCTCTGCCAGCTGCTTTGGCGAGTTGATGTTGAATGGCCCGGCGATGCTTCTGATGCGATCTTCAAGGGTTTTGATCTGGGAGCCAAGCTCAGAGGACAGGGTTAGGAGCTGGCCGCTGTCGATCAGGATGCCGGAGCGTTCCATTCCGGCGAGAATTGGGATCAGGGGCGTTTCGACGTGGTTAAACAGGGGCCAGAGCTTGAGGCTGTCGAGTTGGGGTTCAAAATGGCGCCAGAGTTTGGCGGAGGCGATGGCATCCTCGCATGAGTAGTCCTTGGCCATTTCAATGGCTACAAAGCGGAAGCAGTCCGGAAATTTGCTTGCCCCGGTGACCTCACTGAAGCTGGTCATCTTGATGTCGAGCAGTTCGGCACAGAGTGAGTCGAGTTTGTGGGAGCGGCGGGTTGGATCTACCAGATATGAGGCGATCATGGTGTCCCACAGGGGGCCGCAAAGTTTTATCTGGTGATTGGCGAGAATGGCATAGTCGAATTTCAGGTTGTGCCCGATCTTTGGGAGTTTGGGGTTGGTCAGCAGGGCGTCGAGGGCCGCTTTGATCTGGGTGAGCGGCAGTTGGTTTGGACAGGCAGTTCCGGTCTCATCCTGGTGGGAGATGGGCAGATACCAGGCCTCCTCTCCTGCTCCGCAGAGGGAGATACCGACCAGTTCGGCGGTCAAGGTGTCGAGGCCGGTGGTCTCTGTGTCAATGATCAGGTATGGGGTATGTTTCAGCGAGTTGACCATGGCTGTCAGTTTGTCGCTATTGCCAACCAGATGAAAGTGTTCGGTGGAGAGCGGCTTGATTTCTTTGTGCTCTGATAAGAGCCGGGAGAATTCGAGTTCGGTGAACAGTCGGGTTAGCTCCTCGGAGTTCGGTTCCGGTAGGAGATAGGCCTCAATGGCAGTGGGGACTGGTGTCTCTTTGTTCAGGACGATCAGATCTCGGGAAAGAAAGGCTGCCTCGCGGTTTGCCTTGAGCGTGTCACGCAATTTGGGACGTTTTACGGCATCGAGGTGTTCGAATATGCCATCCAGGGATGAAAATTCATTGATTAGTTGTTCAGCGGTCTTGGGGCCGATCCCGGCCACCCCTGGGATGTTGTCGGAGGAGTCCCCGATCAGGGCAAAGAGATCGGTGAGTTTAGCTGCTGGAACTTTGTATTTTGCTTGGACTGCGGCAGCGTCCATTACTCGGTCCTGCATCGGATCCCAGAGCGTAATAGTGTCCGAGACCAGTTGCAGCAGGTCTTTATCGCCGGAGACAATGATCACTTGGTGTCCCTGGTTTGCTAGGTTATGGGCGCAGGTAGCGATCAGGTCATCGGCCTCAACACCGGATTGTTCTAGAGTCAGAATTCTATAGGCCTCAACAATTGCCTTAATCGAAGGCAATTGCACGGCAAGGTCGTT encodes the following:
- the polA gene encoding DNA polymerase I; the encoded protein is MTHSDPIYLIDGNAYIHRGYHAIPPLANKQGLPTNATFGFTNILLRVLRDKAPRYLAVAFDAKGPTFRHHLYDKYKANRPPMPNDLAVQLPSIKAIVEAYRILTLEQSGVEADDLIATCAHNLANQGHQVIIVSGDKDLLQLVSDTITLWDPMQDRVMDAAAVQAKYKVPAAKLTDLFALIGDSSDNIPGVAGIGPKTAEQLINEFSSLDGIFEHLDAVKRPKLRDTLKANREAAFLSRDLIVLNKETPVPTAIEAYLLPEPNSEELTRLFTELEFSRLLSEHKEIKPLSTEHFHLVGNSDKLTAMVNSLKHTPYLIIDTETTGLDTLTAELVGISLCGAGEEAWYLPISHQDETGTACPNQLPLTQIKAALDALLTNPKLPKIGHNLKFDYAILANHQIKLCGPLWDTMIASYLVDPTRRSHKLDSLCAELLDIKMTSFSEVTGASKFPDCFRFVAIEMAKDYSCEDAIASAKLWRHFEPQLDSLKLWPLFNHVETPLIPILAGMERSGILIDSGQLLTLSSELGSQIKTLEDRIRSIAGPFNINSPKQLAEILFETLGLPHGRKTKTGYSTDSAVLEKLSTIHELPRLIIEHRNISKLKSTYVDKLPTMVHPRTGRLHTSFNQAVTATGRLSSSEPNLQNIPIRTPEGQRIRAAFISAPGCRFLAADYSQIDLRVLAHYSKDPALVHAFCTGDDIHRQTAAEIFGIDPQRVTGDMRRVAKSINFGIVYGMSAFGLSEQLRISRKEAATFIDRYFAHFSGVKTFMDTIINQARVDGFVTTLLGRRRDLPDINSPNKTMREFAERTALNTPIQGTAADIIKLATIKVHQDLVAHGLNSQILLQIHDELIIETPTEEIEQTTTLVKAAMEQALDLNVPLLVNIAASDNLAKI